From Streptomyces qinzhouensis, one genomic window encodes:
- a CDS encoding NAD-dependent epimerase/dehydratase family protein, with the protein MPGTNAGTNAGTDAVTDQSDGRNDGNSEVTADAAERETETTGETPAETLAGNSVAARLEKLRGSRIVVTGGGGLVGSRLTALLTAAEAEVVVLDRMDAYPEAVHERFGTRRSGAELIVGDVGDREAVRRVMDGADLLVHAAAFADVAACTRRPDIAFEANVAGTETVLEEAAAARVRRMVFVSSAAVYGNGTSPLDGPQCFTEDQAPHPLSVYANSKLWGEHQTRLLLAGTGTDYAILRYFSVYGDPQTPKPGSHSWMVAWLAMHARAGLPMRLNGGGHQVRDLVHVDDIAAATALALVEDGVVGETVNVGSGIATSVRDVAELIAPYYPGARFLTTPRPADDPLGGYAATDRLRELLRWTPGITVREGVDRYVRWLNATPDAVPAWLTEQA; encoded by the coding sequence ATGCCGGGCACGAACGCTGGCACGAACGCCGGCACGGATGCTGTGACGGACCAGAGCGACGGACGGAACGACGGGAACAGTGAAGTGACGGCGGACGCGGCGGAACGGGAAACGGAAACCACCGGGGAGACTCCCGCGGAAACTCTGGCGGGTAATTCGGTCGCGGCCCGGCTGGAGAAGCTCCGGGGCTCCCGGATCGTGGTCACCGGCGGCGGCGGTCTGGTCGGCAGCAGGCTCACCGCCCTGCTCACCGCGGCCGAGGCGGAGGTTGTCGTTCTGGACCGGATGGACGCCTATCCGGAGGCCGTCCACGAGCGGTTCGGCACCCGGCGCTCCGGCGCCGAACTGATCGTCGGCGACGTCGGCGACCGGGAGGCCGTACGCCGGGTGATGGACGGCGCCGATCTGCTGGTGCACGCCGCCGCCTTCGCGGACGTCGCCGCCTGCACCCGCCGCCCCGACATCGCCTTCGAGGCCAATGTTGCCGGGACCGAGACCGTCCTGGAGGAGGCCGCCGCCGCCCGGGTGCGCCGGATGGTCTTCGTCTCGTCCGCCGCGGTGTACGGCAACGGCACCTCACCCCTCGACGGCCCCCAGTGCTTCACCGAGGACCAGGCGCCCCACCCGCTGTCGGTCTACGCCAACTCCAAGCTCTGGGGTGAACACCAGACCCGGCTGCTGCTCGCCGGGACCGGTACCGACTACGCGATCCTGCGGTACTTCTCCGTCTACGGCGATCCCCAGACCCCCAAGCCCGGCAGCCACTCCTGGATGGTCGCCTGGCTCGCCATGCACGCCCGGGCCGGACTGCCGATGCGCCTCAACGGCGGCGGCCACCAGGTGCGGGACCTCGTCCATGTCGACGATATCGCCGCCGCCACCGCGCTCGCCCTGGTCGAGGACGGTGTGGTCGGCGAGACCGTCAACGTCGGCTCCGGCATCGCCACCTCCGTACGCGACGTCGCCGAACTGATCGCCCCCTACTACCCCGGCGCCCGCTTCCTGACCACCCCGCGCCCCGCCGACGACCCGCTCGGCGGCTACGCCGCCACGGACCGGCTGCGGGAACTGCTGCGCTGGACCCCGGGCATCACCGTGCGCGAGGGTGTCGACCGGTATGTGCGCTGGCTCAACGCCACGCCGGACGCGGTGCCCGCCTGGCTGACGGAGCAGGCGTGA
- a CDS encoding galactokinase has product MTESTDVRFGVRATVPCRACLSGEDLDWLGGRSVSVALGLPTVVTTVPGPPPPPTGDWADQVWDFLRTRLTGLPPRPPATEVTSEAPSASGLSSSTALIVGLFRAYTDAGVPASDPVPVATLAQWAYEFEFRHFNGGGMDHLAVIEGGALLLEGRPTGLPAVVERAGFPADWAVLVLDSASRKDTSDHIRTVRAQLRDGDPALAAYLKEADTASADAWSAIGSGELGALAEAMDRAHTAMRDHQRMSTPLLEALRAAALRSTGLTLKLSGAGGGGALVGVCRAADADDIAAALRETLRTEHPDARVIPTRASAGIVPEAHTSRPRHLPDQMNGS; this is encoded by the coding sequence GTGACCGAATCCACCGATGTACGGTTCGGGGTCCGCGCGACCGTGCCCTGCCGGGCGTGTCTGTCGGGCGAGGACCTCGACTGGCTGGGCGGACGCAGCGTCAGCGTCGCCCTCGGCCTGCCCACCGTCGTCACCACGGTCCCCGGACCGCCACCGCCGCCCACCGGCGACTGGGCCGACCAGGTGTGGGACTTCCTGCGGACCCGGCTCACCGGACTGCCCCCGCGCCCGCCCGCCACCGAGGTGACCAGCGAGGCACCCTCCGCCAGCGGCCTCTCCTCCTCGACCGCCCTGATCGTCGGCCTGTTCCGGGCCTACACCGACGCCGGTGTCCCCGCATCGGACCCGGTTCCGGTGGCGACGCTCGCGCAATGGGCCTACGAGTTCGAGTTCAGGCACTTCAACGGCGGCGGGATGGACCATCTCGCCGTCATCGAGGGCGGCGCGCTGCTGCTCGAAGGACGGCCCACCGGACTGCCCGCCGTCGTCGAACGGGCCGGCTTCCCCGCCGACTGGGCGGTCCTGGTCCTCGACTCCGCCTCCCGCAAGGACACCTCCGACCATATCCGGACCGTACGGGCCCAGCTCAGGGACGGCGATCCCGCCCTGGCGGCCTATCTCAAGGAGGCCGACACCGCCTCCGCCGACGCCTGGTCCGCGATCGGCTCCGGTGAACTCGGCGCACTGGCCGAGGCCATGGACCGGGCCCATACGGCGATGCGGGACCACCAGCGGATGTCGACACCGCTGCTGGAGGCGCTGCGCGCGGCGGCCCTGCGGTCGACCGGCCTGACACTGAAGCTCAGCGGCGCGGGCGGCGGGGGCGCCCTGGTGGGGGTGTGCCGTGCGGCCGACGCCGACGACATCGCCGCCGCGCTGCGCGAAACCCTGCGTACGGAACACCCCGACGCCCGGGTGATACCCACCCGGGCGTCGGCCGGAATCGTGCCGGAGGCGCACACCAGCCGCCCCCGGCACCTACCGGATCAGATGAACGGGTCGTAG
- a CDS encoding NUDIX domain-containing protein, whose protein sequence is MGYVGSYVWTLRQSVGSRLLLMPGAQVLLADPDGRVLFQQRADNGLWEIPAGACEEGSDFAGTAVRELEEETGLVVRREDLVPFGSLSDPGTHTITYPNGDVMHCFALLFTARNWTGRLAPDPGEVLRAAWHHPDDPPAPLHKATAVVLELYREFNATGRFQAR, encoded by the coding sequence ATGGGTTACGTCGGATCGTACGTCTGGACACTGCGGCAGTCCGTCGGCAGCAGACTGCTGCTGATGCCCGGGGCCCAGGTCCTCCTCGCCGACCCCGACGGCCGGGTGCTGTTCCAGCAGCGCGCCGACAACGGGCTCTGGGAGATCCCGGCCGGCGCCTGCGAGGAGGGCAGCGACTTCGCCGGGACCGCCGTACGCGAACTGGAGGAGGAGACCGGTCTGGTGGTGCGCCGGGAGGACCTGGTGCCCTTCGGCTCCCTCTCCGACCCCGGAACGCACACCATCACCTACCCCAACGGGGATGTGATGCACTGCTTCGCCCTGCTCTTCACCGCCCGGAACTGGACCGGGCGACTGGCCCCCGACCCCGGTGAAGTGCTGCGCGCCGCCTGGCACCACCCGGACGACCCGCCCGCGCCGCTGCACAAGGCCACCGCCGTGGTGCTGGAGCTGTACCGCGAGTTCAATGCCACGGGAAGGTTCCAGGCCCGGTGA
- a CDS encoding radical SAM protein, with protein sequence MTSDRLDLVSKLYQPSGWPRILEVASGQRSTAPLVVDLDPTTFCDLACPECISGKLLNQGRFTPERLAELAGELVEMKVRGVVLIGGGEPLAHRGTRQVLRTLGEAGIAIGVVTNGTMIPQNLKELARYASWVRVSMDSGSADTYGVFRPDRKGRSVFDKVIANMRLLAAEKRGALGYSFLIMSRLQPDGTTVSNHHEVLQAARLAKDIGCDYFESKAMFDDGHHVIQMPEETLASVVEQLHEAEKLADDGFEIIDSSTLTTLRNRVGPVQPKEYHSCPVAELRTLITPSGVYVCSYHRGNPLAKIGDAVTEKLPDIWATADRGIVDPSRDCRFHCARHRSNLELHKIGAGAATEEPVEDYDPFI encoded by the coding sequence GTGACGTCCGACCGTCTTGACCTGGTTTCCAAGCTGTACCAGCCGTCCGGCTGGCCCCGAATCCTCGAAGTCGCCTCCGGACAGCGCTCCACCGCTCCCCTGGTGGTGGACCTCGACCCGACCACGTTCTGCGATCTGGCCTGCCCCGAGTGCATCAGCGGAAAGCTGCTGAACCAGGGCCGCTTCACCCCCGAACGGCTCGCCGAACTCGCGGGCGAGCTGGTGGAGATGAAGGTCCGCGGGGTGGTCCTCATCGGCGGCGGCGAGCCGCTGGCCCACCGCGGCACCCGGCAGGTGCTGCGCACCCTGGGCGAGGCGGGCATAGCCATCGGCGTGGTCACCAACGGCACCATGATTCCGCAGAACCTCAAGGAACTGGCGCGGTACGCCTCCTGGGTCCGGGTGTCCATGGACTCCGGGAGCGCGGACACATACGGCGTGTTCCGTCCCGACCGCAAGGGGCGCAGCGTCTTCGACAAGGTGATCGCCAATATGCGGCTGCTGGCCGCGGAGAAGCGGGGTGCGCTGGGCTATTCGTTCCTGATCATGAGCCGTCTGCAGCCGGACGGCACGACCGTCAGCAACCACCACGAGGTGCTGCAGGCGGCCCGGCTCGCCAAGGACATCGGCTGCGACTACTTCGAGTCCAAGGCGATGTTCGACGACGGGCACCATGTCATCCAGATGCCCGAGGAGACACTCGCCTCCGTCGTCGAGCAGCTGCACGAGGCGGAGAAGCTGGCGGACGACGGCTTCGAGATCATCGACTCCTCGACCCTGACGACCCTGCGCAACCGGGTCGGTCCGGTGCAGCCGAAGGAGTACCACAGCTGCCCGGTGGCGGAGCTGCGGACGCTGATCACCCCGTCCGGGGTGTACGTCTGCTCCTACCACCGGGGCAATCCGCTGGCGAAGATCGGTGACGCGGTGACCGAGAAGCTGCCGGACATCTGGGCGACGGCCGACCGCGGCATCGTCGATCCCAGCCGGGACTGCCGCTTCCACTGCGCCCGTCACCGCTCCAACCTCGAACTCCACAAGATCGGGGCCGGAGCGGCGACGGAGGAACCGGTCGAGGACTACGACCCGTTCATCTGA